In a single window of the Coffea eugenioides isolate CCC68of chromosome 3, Ceug_1.0, whole genome shotgun sequence genome:
- the LOC113765844 gene encoding uncharacterized protein LOC113765844, which yields MDHLDRRNSTAGSSAYVPRGMTFFSDLGNIDHDDMEEEDGLERIVTFSEENNNIRLHMRFESKQQLSRAVRMWSINHNREFRVIESKSNTWFAKCKSSIDRHPSTSTAPSYPPCEWCVRAVKKKTHGMWQITKWVNDHNCLGDMIRNNNTSLTASVISRYILRSIEDDPGLKVKNILSSVKENLKVDVSYKKAWYARRKAIELVFGSWEANFAELPQYLDALVQSNPGTVVEWSHHSDSSDRVKTFKYVFWAFGPAIEAFHMCRPVICVDGTHLRGEYKGKLLVAVTQDANNHILPLAYAIVDEETISSWSWFMEQLRYNVALDRHPICVISDRHNGIIYTMTHFDYWAEPLAYHRFCLRHVRSNLMTHFKGLHLRKLCWAMGRARQLRKWRMFRRELRSMFPDAWNYLSAISPEKWCLSHDDGRRWGILTTNISESYNNVLRGARHLPIRACIDMTFHRTVALFKTRREDASHCRNPFPPRIWRRFKYAERKAGTHRVIEFDGPSGVYKVITGRRVDGKGGNTQTIRFFDKTCSCGKWQIYRLPCSHALAVCRNRGDNPGLLVDQQFTKTRWAVQYSGMFNPLPHQDTWLYPGWALQADKSKFITRRAGRVRASRIRNEMDERDPDEPRRCRNCHQTGHNRRNCPNYRP from the coding sequence ATGGACCACTTGGACAGACGCAATAGCACAGCTGGCAGCTCTGCATATGTGCCAAGAGGAATGACATTTTTCTCCGATCTTGGGAACATAGATCATGATGATATGGAAGAGGAGGATGGATTGGAGCGTATTGTAACATTCAGTGAGGAGAATAATAATATACGTCTTCATATGAGATTTGAGAGTAAGCAGCAGCTCAGCCGAGCAGTTAGGATGTGGTCCATCAATCACAATAGGGAGTTCAGAGTTATTGAGAGTAAGAGTAACACGTGGTTTGCTAAGTGCAAGTCATCAATTGATCGACATCCTTCCACTTCAACCGCGCCATCGTATCCACCATGCGAATGGTGTGTTAGAGCCGTAAAGAAAAAGACTCATGGAATGTGGCAAATTACAAAGTGGGTGAATGACCATAACTGCTTGGGCGACATGATTAGAAATAACAATACAAGCCTGACTGCTTCCGTTATTTCAAGGTACATCCTCCGTAGCATTGAAGATGACCCTGGATTAAAGGTCAAGAACATACTAAGTTCCGTTAAAGAAAACTTGAAGGTTGATGTGTCTTACAAAAAAGCCTGGTACGCGAGACGTAAAGCAATTGAGCTTGTGTTTGGATCTTGGGAAGCGAATTTTGCCGAACTACCACAGTATCTCGATGCACTGGTGCAATCCAATCCAGGCACCGTGGTGGAGTGGTCGCATCATTCGGATAGTTCGGATCGAGTTAAGACCTTTAAGTATGTATTCTGGGCTTTTGGACCGGCTATTGAAGCATTCCACATGTGCAGGCCAGTTATATGCGTTGATGGCACTCATTTGCGTGGCGAATACAAGGGCAAACTCCTTGTTGCAGTCACGCAAGATGCGAACAACCACATTCTGCCACTTGCTTATGCCATAGTTGATGAGGAGACGATTTCCAGTTGGTCGTGGTTTATGGAACAATTAAGATATAATGTGGCACTTGATCGACATCCTATCTGTGTCATTTCCGATCGCCACAATGGTATCATCTATACTATGACACACTTTGACTATTGGGCGGAACCTTTAGCCTACCATAGATTTTGCCTGCGACATGTTAGGAGCAATTTGATGACACACTTCAAAGGTTTACACCTTCGTAAGTTGTGTTGGGCAATGGGAAGGGCAAGACAATTGCGCAAGTGGCGGATGTTCAGAAGAGAACTACGGAGCATGTTCCCAGATGCTTGGAATTATCTGTCAGCCATTAGTCCAGAAAAGTGGTGTCTATCTCACGACGATGGCCGTCGGTGGGGTATTCTAACTACCAACATATCCGAAAGCTATAATAATGTCTTGCGCGGGGCACGGCATTTGCCAATTCGTGCATGCATTGACATGACATTTCATCGGACAGTTGCGTTATTCAAGACGAGAAGGGAAGATGCTTCACATTGTCGCAATCCTTTTCCCCCAAGGATATGGCGGCGTTTTAAATATGCTGAGCGGAAGGCAGGCACCCACAGAGTCATTGAGTTCGATGGCCCATCGGGCGTATATAAGGTTATCACAGGGCGGCGCGTCGATGGTAAAGGAGGCAATACGCAAACCATCAGGTTTTTTGATAAGACATGCTCTTGTGGAAAGTGGCAGATATACAGACTTCCTTGTTCACACGCTTTGGCGGTGTGCAGGAATAGAGGTGACAATCCGGGATTGCTTGTGGACCAGCAGTTTACTAAAACAAGGTGGGCGGTCCAGTATTCAGGCATGTTTAACCCATTGCCGCATCAAGATACTTGGCTCTATCCTGGGTGGGCCCTGCAGGCAGACAAGAGCAAATTTATTACACGCCGGGCAGGGCGGGTGCGAGCTAGCAGAATTCGGAATGAGATGGATGAAAGGGATCCAGACGAACCAAGAAGATGTCGAAATTGTCATCAGACGGGTCACAATAGGAGAAATTGTCCGAATTATAGGCCTTGA
- the LOC113764858 gene encoding LOW QUALITY PROTEIN: cyanate hydratase (The sequence of the model RefSeq protein was modified relative to this genomic sequence to represent the inferred CDS: inserted 1 base in 1 codon) produces MAEQSKKISIAAELQAVKHKSGKTYGQIAEETGLTNVYVAQLFKXQAQLKPDTVPKLRASLPELPEELIQEMMRPPLRSYDPNLIQDPTVYRLNEAVMHFGESIKEIINEEFGDGIMSAIDFYCSVDKIKGVDGKERVVVTFDGKYLPHSEQKSEHMMSRLRLQGN; encoded by the exons ATGGCAGAACAGAGCAAGAAAATAAGCATAGCAGCTGAACTTCAAGCAGTGAAGCACAAGTCAGGCAAGACTTATGGTCAGATTGCTGAAGAAACTGGATTGACGAATGTTTATGTTGCTCAGCTATTCA AGCAAGCCCAGTTGAAGCCTGATACTGTCCCTAAATTACGAGCATCCTTGCCTGAGCTGCCTGAGGAGTTAATTCAAGAAATGATGCGGCCACCTCTCAGGTCATATGATCCTAATTTAATTCAAGACCCAACTGTTTATAG GCTCAATGAAGCTGTTATGCATTTTGGTGAGAGCATTAAAGAAATTATCAATGAGGAATTTGGTGATGGCAT CATGTCTGCTATAGACTTCTATTGTTCTGTTGACAAAATTAAAGGTGTGGATGGAAAAGAGCGTGTTGTTGTGACTTTTGATGGGAAGTACTTGCCACATTCTGAGCAG AAATCTGAACACATGATGTCAAGGTTGAGATTACAAGGAAATTAA
- the LOC113765685 gene encoding protein NRT1/ PTR FAMILY 5.2-like, which yields MASLELAENGSDGYTQDGTVDLKGKPVLRSKRGGWRACRFVVVYEVFERMAFYGISSNLFIYLTKKLHQGTVTSANNVTNWVGTVWMTPILGAYFADAVLGRYWTLVIACAIYLSGMSLLTLAVSVPRLRPPHCADPKGINCQKADKLQLGVYFGALYILAVGTGGTKPNISTIGADQFDEFDPKEKLHKLSFFNWWMFGIFLGTLFANTVLVWIQDNVGWTLGYGLPTTGLAISILIFLAGTQFYRHRIPTGSPFTRMAQVIIASLRKWKVSVPSDPKELYELDLEEYAKNKKVRIDSTPSLRFLNKACVKTTSTNPWMLCPVTQVEETKQMLRMIPILIATFIPSTMIAQINTLFVKQGTTLNRRLGGFNIPPASLAAFVTLSMLISVILYDRYFVKIIRRWTKNPRGITLLQRMGIGMILHIVIMTVASLTEKYRLSVAKDHGLVQNAGQVPRSILLLLPQFVLMGVADAFLEVAKIEFFYDQAPESMKSLGTSYSMTTLGAGNFISSFLLSTVSRITKRDGNEWIQNNLNASHLDYYYAFFAVLNVLNIIFFLIMTKLYVYKAEISDSMVVLREELGGLKSKVTDEEATTT from the exons ATGGCCTCACTAGAGCTAGCAGAAAATGGCTCTGATGGATACACTCAAGATGGTACTGTTGATCTCAAAGGGAAACCTGTTCTTAGATCGAAGAGAGGAGGATGGAGAGCTTGCAGGTTTGTTGTTG TGTACGAGGTGTTCGAACGTATGGCATTCTATGGAATATCTTCGAATCTCTTCATATACTTGACCAAAAAGCTCCATCAGGGCACAGTTACATCAGCCAATAATGTCACCAATTGGGTAGGAACCGTCTGGATGACTCCAATCTTGGGTGCATATTTTGCTGATGCTGTTCTTGGCCGCTATTGGACGTTGGTGATTGCATGTGCAATATATCTCTCG GGAATGTCTTTATTGACACTAGCAGTTTCAGTCCCCAGACTCAGGCCACCCCACTGTGCTGATCCAAAGGGCATCAATTGCCAGAAGGCTGACAAATTGCAATTAGGAGTATATTTCGGTGCCCTCTATATACTTGCAGTTGGAACTGGTGGCACAAAACCAAATATTTCAACAATTGGTGCTGATCAATTTGATGAATTTGACCCCAAAGAAAAGCTTCACAAGCTTTCCTTCTTTAATTGGTGGATGTTTGGCATATTTCTTGGGACACTTTTTGCCAACACAGTTCTTGTTTGGATTCAAGACAATGTGGGATGGACTCTCGGTTACGGCCTTCCTACGACTGGACTTGCCATTTCTATACTGATATTCTTGGCAGGCACACAATTTTATAGGCATAGAATTCCTACTGGAAGTCCCTTTACAAGAATGGCCCAAGTCATAATTGCTTCCCTGAGAAAATGGAAGGTTTCTGTTCCTAGTGACCCTAAAGAACTATATGAGCTTGATCTTGAAGAGTATGCGAAAAATAAGAAAGTCAGGATTGATTCTACACCTTCATTGAG ATTTCTAAACAAAGCTTGTGTAAAAACAACTTCCACCAATCCGTGGATGCTCTGTCCAGTTACCCAAGTGGAGGAAACTAAACAGATGCTACGAATGATTCCCATCCTAATCGCTACATTCATTCCAAGCACAATGATTGCACAGATTAACACACTTTTTGTCAAGCAAGGTACAACTCTCAACAGACGTCTTGGTGGCTTCAATATTCCACCAGCAAGCTTAGCGGCATTTGTAACATTAAGCATGCTGATCTCCGTCATATTATATGACCGATACTTTGTGAAAATCATCAGAAGATGGACTAAAAATCCTAGAGGAATTACTCTACTTCAGAGAATGGGAATTGGAATGATTCTGCATATTGTTATAATGACAGTGGCATCACTAACTGAGAAATACAGGCTTTCCGTGGCCAAAGATCATGGCCTAGTGCAAAATGCAGGTCAAGTGCCTCGGTCCATATTGCTTTTGCTTCCTCAATTCGTGCTTATGGGAGTAGCTGATGCATTCCTGGAGGTAGCAAAAATCGAGTTCTTCTATGATCAAGCACCAGAAAGCATGAAAAGTCTTGGAACATCTTATTCCATGACTACCTTAGGAGCTGGAAATTTCATCAGCAGTTTTCTTTTGTCTACAGTTTCTCGTATCACGAAGAGGGATGGGAACGAATGGATTCAAAACAACCTTAATGCTTCTCATCTCGACTATTATTATGCATTTTTTGCAGTATTAAACGTCTTGAACATTATCTTTTTCTTGATTATGACCAAGCTTTATGTATACAAGGCAGAAATTTCGGATTCCATGGTTGTGCTCAGAGAAGAACTTGGGGGATTGAAGAGTAAGGTAACCGATGAAGAAGCAACAACAACATAG